Proteins co-encoded in one Chrysemys picta bellii isolate R12L10 chromosome 13, ASM1138683v2, whole genome shotgun sequence genomic window:
- the LOC101951102 gene encoding olfactory receptor 6M1-like: MDSRRGTAITEVVLLGFSSLGQLQLPLFLLFLMMYMLTLLGNALVIFMIRLDRHLHTPMYYFLSHLSLLELLVTTTVTPTMLLLLLSQRKTISFLACALQGYVYILAGSAEVLLLAAMSVDRYVAICNPLRYTAIMSGQVCLSLVLSCWMSSFLFISTSMVLKARLPFCGPNAIDHFFCDSAPLLELICTDTSLLWALDLAISSFLLLSSVSVTTVSYLCIVATVMRMPSAQGRQKAFTTCTSHIMVASLYYGSSIFIYVKPADNSSAGFNKAATVLNTVVTPLLNPIIYSFRNKAVKEVLRDGMGRMGAALPKSA, encoded by the exons atggattcacgaaggggaa CGGCAATCACTGAGGTTGTCCTTCTTGGTTTCTCCAGCCTCGGCCAGCTGCAGctgcccctcttcctcctcttcctcatgaTGTACATGCTGACGCTGCTGGGGAACGCTCTGGTTATCTTCATGATCAGGCTGGACCGCCACCTCCACACGCCCATGTATTACTTCCTCAGCCACCTCTCGCTGCTGGAGCTGCTCGTCACCACCACTGTCACACCCACGatgctccttctcctcctctcccagcgcAAGACCATCTCCTTCTTGGCCTGCGCCCTCCAGGGCTACGTCTACATCCTGGCAGGCTCAGCTGAGGTTCTTCTGCTGGCCGCCATGTCTGTGGaccgctatgtggccatctgcaaCCCACTGCGCTACACGGCCATCATGAGCGGCCAGGTCTGCCTCAGCCTGGTGTTGTCCTGCTGGATGagcagcttcctcttcatctcgACTTCCATGGTGCTCAAGGCCAGGCTGCCCTTTTGTGGGCCCAACGCCATCGACCACTTCTTCTGCGACAGCGCCCCCTTGCTAGAGCTGATCTGCACCGACACCAGCCTCCTCTGGGCCCTGGACTTGGCCATCTcgtccttcctcctcctcagctccGTCTCTGTGACAACTGTGTCCTATCTCTGCATTGTCGCCACGGTGATGAGGATGCCCTCAGCCCAGGGCAGGCAAAAGGCCTTcaccacctgcacctcccacatCATGGTGGCCTCGCTCTACTACGGCAGCTCCATCTTCATCTACGTCAAGCCAGCTGACAACTCCTCCGCGGGCTTCAACAAGGCAGCCACGGTGCTGAACACGGTGGTGACACCCCTGCtcaaccccatcatctacagctTCAGGAACAAGGCGGTGAAGGAAGTGCTGAGGGATGGGATGGGCCGGATGGGCGCTGCCCTCCCTAAGAGTGCTTGA